In Streptomyces sclerotialus, one genomic interval encodes:
- a CDS encoding LysR substrate-binding domain-containing protein has product MFTLVQLVSFVAVAEELHFTRAAERLRMTQPPLSRQIQLLEHELDVQLLDRTNRTVRLTPAGRSFLNEARNILRQAEAATLAAKQVSAGQAGAIAIGFTAASAYSALGTLLDVARSTMPGTEIVLREKVTRDQLEAITEGSLDLGMIRPSSTGPDLETRPAIREGLLAAVPRDHPLGAAEGPVGVGEFDGQQVLMYSPVEARYFHELLVSIFRAARVTPVFTQYLSQVHSLLAMVNAGWGIALVPEAAAQMRFSGITFRPLELPDPTPVELHLVWRKANDNPALHALLRHL; this is encoded by the coding sequence TTGTTCACACTCGTGCAGTTGGTGAGCTTTGTCGCGGTGGCCGAGGAACTGCACTTCACGAGGGCCGCCGAGCGCCTGCGCATGACCCAGCCTCCGTTGAGCCGCCAGATCCAGCTGCTCGAACACGAACTGGACGTGCAGCTGCTGGACCGCACCAACCGCACCGTGCGCCTCACCCCGGCCGGCCGGTCCTTCCTCAACGAAGCACGCAACATCCTGCGCCAGGCGGAAGCGGCGACGCTCGCCGCCAAGCAGGTCTCCGCCGGGCAGGCCGGCGCGATCGCCATCGGCTTCACCGCCGCCAGTGCCTACTCCGCGCTCGGCACGCTGCTCGACGTCGCCCGCTCCACCATGCCGGGCACGGAGATCGTGCTGCGCGAGAAGGTCACCCGCGACCAGCTCGAAGCGATCACCGAAGGCTCGCTCGACCTCGGCATGATCCGCCCCTCCAGTACCGGGCCCGACCTGGAGACCCGCCCGGCCATCAGGGAAGGCCTGCTGGCCGCCGTGCCCCGCGACCATCCGCTCGGTGCGGCGGAAGGCCCGGTGGGCGTCGGTGAGTTCGACGGGCAGCAGGTGCTCATGTACTCGCCGGTGGAGGCCCGCTACTTCCACGAACTGCTGGTCAGCATCTTCCGCGCCGCCCGGGTCACCCCCGTGTTCACCCAGTACCTCAGCCAGGTGCACAGCCTGCTGGCCATGGTCAACGCGGGCTGGGGCATCGCCCTCGTGCCCGAGGCGGCCGCCCAGATGCGCTTCTCCGGCATCACCTTCAGGCCCCTCGAACTGCCCGACCCCACCCCGGTCGAGCTGCACCTGGTCTGGCGGAAGGCCAACGACAACCCGGCTCTGCACGCGCTCCTCCGGCATCTGTGA
- a CDS encoding L-talarate/galactarate dehydratase → MTHTATSAGRHGEATLDTIAWIKLSSVTLPLATPISDAKVLTGRQKPMTEVAFLFAEIETAQGHQGIGFSYSKRAGGPAQYAHAKEIADELIGEDPSDIGKLWTKLVWAGASVGRSGVATQAIAAVDVALWDLKAKRAGLPLAKLLGAHRDSVRCYNTSGGFLHTPTEQVLDNATASLASGIGGIKIKVGHPDGKQDLHRLTAVREHIGDDVPLMVDANQQWDRPTARRMGRAMEDFGLVWIEEPLDAYDTQGHAALAASLDTPIATGEMLAGVAEHYELIRRHAADVIQPDAPRIGGITQFLKLAALAELHHLQLAPHFAMEIHLHLAAAYPIEPWVEHFDWLEPLFNERLTISDGRMHVPARPGLGITLSDQARAWTQATHEAGKRP, encoded by the coding sequence ATGACGCATACCGCCACCTCCGCCGGCCGTCACGGCGAGGCGACGCTCGACACCATCGCCTGGATCAAGCTCTCCTCGGTCACCCTGCCGCTGGCCACGCCGATCAGCGACGCCAAGGTCCTGACCGGACGGCAGAAGCCGATGACCGAAGTGGCGTTCCTGTTCGCCGAGATCGAAACGGCACAGGGACACCAGGGCATCGGGTTCAGCTACTCCAAGCGCGCCGGCGGACCGGCCCAGTACGCCCACGCCAAGGAGATCGCCGACGAGCTGATCGGCGAGGACCCGAGCGACATCGGCAAGCTGTGGACCAAGCTCGTGTGGGCCGGTGCGTCGGTCGGCCGCAGCGGTGTCGCCACACAGGCGATCGCCGCCGTCGACGTCGCGCTGTGGGATCTGAAGGCCAAGCGTGCCGGACTGCCGCTGGCCAAGCTGCTGGGCGCCCACCGCGACTCGGTGCGCTGTTACAACACCTCCGGCGGGTTCCTGCACACTCCCACCGAGCAGGTCCTCGACAACGCCACCGCGTCGCTGGCCAGCGGTATCGGCGGCATCAAGATCAAGGTCGGGCACCCGGACGGCAAGCAGGACCTGCACCGCCTGACCGCTGTACGCGAGCACATCGGCGACGACGTACCGCTGATGGTCGACGCCAACCAGCAGTGGGACCGCCCCACCGCCCGGCGCATGGGCCGCGCCATGGAGGACTTCGGCCTGGTCTGGATCGAAGAGCCGCTGGACGCGTACGACACGCAGGGCCATGCCGCCCTCGCGGCCTCGCTGGACACTCCCATCGCCACCGGCGAGATGCTGGCCGGTGTCGCCGAGCACTACGAGCTCATCCGCCGGCACGCCGCCGACGTCATCCAGCCGGACGCCCCGCGCATCGGCGGCATCACCCAGTTCCTCAAGCTCGCCGCGCTCGCCGAGCTCCACCACCTCCAGCTGGCCCCGCACTTCGCGATGGAGATCCACCTGCACCTCGCCGCCGCCTACCCCATCGAGCCGTGGGTGGAGCACTTCGACTGGCTGGAGCCGCTGTTCAACGAGCGCCTCACGATCAGCGACGGACGGATGCACGTACCCGCACGCCCCGGTCTGGGCATCACGCTCAGCGACCAGGCCCGCGCCTGGACCCAGGCGACCCACGAGGCGGGCAAGCGCCCCTGA
- the kdgD gene encoding 5-dehydro-4-deoxyglucarate dehydratase — protein MTSFTPAELGRRIGSGLLSFPVTHFDADDLSFDEDAYRNNIERLAQYEVGGLFAAGGTGEFFSLTAAETEQVVTAAVQAAPEGTPILAPAGYGTRTAVEYAEAAERAGADGILLFPPYLTEAGQEGLARHVEAVCRATSLGVIVYGRANATYTAETLARLADACPNLIGYKDGTGDIDAMTRIRTRLGDRLTYVGGLPTAETYALPYLELGVTTYSSALFNFLPAFALEFYDAVRARKHDTVLDRLRDFVLPYTEIRDRQAGYAVSIVKAGMTVTGHSAGPVRPPLTDLTEAERAELAELIERLPAPTT, from the coding sequence ATGACGTCCTTCACCCCGGCAGAGCTCGGCCGGCGCATCGGCTCCGGCCTGCTGTCCTTCCCCGTCACCCACTTCGACGCCGACGACCTCTCCTTCGACGAGGACGCGTACCGCAACAACATCGAGCGGCTGGCGCAGTACGAGGTCGGCGGCCTGTTCGCGGCGGGCGGCACCGGCGAGTTCTTCTCGCTGACCGCTGCCGAGACCGAACAGGTGGTGACCGCGGCGGTCCAGGCGGCCCCCGAGGGCACCCCCATCCTCGCCCCGGCCGGCTACGGCACCCGTACCGCCGTCGAGTACGCCGAGGCCGCCGAGCGCGCCGGCGCCGACGGCATCCTGCTGTTCCCGCCCTACCTCACCGAAGCGGGGCAGGAAGGGCTCGCCCGGCACGTCGAAGCCGTGTGCCGCGCCACCTCCCTCGGCGTCATCGTCTACGGCCGCGCCAACGCCACCTACACCGCCGAGACCCTCGCCCGCCTGGCCGACGCGTGCCCCAACCTCATCGGCTACAAGGACGGCACCGGCGACATCGACGCCATGACCCGCATCCGCACCCGGCTCGGCGACCGCCTCACCTACGTCGGCGGCCTGCCCACCGCGGAGACCTACGCCCTGCCGTACCTCGAACTCGGTGTCACCACCTACTCCTCGGCCCTCTTCAACTTCCTGCCCGCCTTCGCCCTGGAGTTCTACGACGCCGTCCGCGCGCGCAAGCACGACACCGTCCTCGACCGGCTCAGGGACTTCGTGCTGCCCTACACCGAGATCCGCGACCGCCAGGCCGGTTACGCGGTCAGCATCGTCAAGGCCGGCATGACCGTCACCGGCCACAGCGCCGGCCCCGTACGGCCCCCGCTGACCGACCTGACCGAGGCCGAACGCGCCGAACTCGCCGAGCTGATCGAGCGCCTGCCGGCCCCCACCACCTGA
- the alaS gene encoding alanine--tRNA ligase — MRTADIRSRFLDFFAARGHTVVPSAPLPTPDPTLLFVNAGMVPFKPYLTGEQAAPWPRATSVQKCLRTLDIEEVGRTTRHGSFFQMNGNFSFGDYFKEEAIAVAWELSVTDREHGGFGLDPDRIWVTVHHSDDEARAVWRRVAGLPEQRIVARGDEDNFWSMGVPGPCGPCSELYYDRGPALGREGGPAVDEDRYMEFWNLVFMQYERGEGTGKSGYPILGELPRRNIDTGMGLERMATLLQDKDNLYEIDETRPVLDRAAELAAVRYGADAPADVRLRVVADHVRTALMLLADGTTPGNEGRGYVLRRILRRAVRAMRQLGFHDPALPELLPVARDCMAPSYPEAAESFARIADQAYGEEDAFRTTLEQGSTVLDTAVAKVKAEGGRTLPGAQAFLLHDTYGFPVDLTLEMAAEQGVEVDRAGFTALMNAQRERARADARARKSGSTADIAALRTVLDAHGPTDWRAWETLTTESRVLVLLGASGWVPAARAGEIVTVILDRSPFYAESGGQDSDAGRLSGSSAEAEVLDVQRPLPGLVAHQVRITAGELAVDDPVVAAVDPEWRLGARQAHSGTHVLHAALREVLGPTALQSGSYNRPGYLRLDFPWRGGLSPAVRGEIEETANRALRRDLPVDVRWMPLPQAKELGALALFDETYGEKVRVVEIGGAWSRELCGGTHVEHASQVGTVALTAESSVGAGMRRLEAAVGIEGFAYLARERDLVSRIAEQLNAPRAELADRVAGLLDRLKAADRENARLKERATAGRAAELAATATDTGRAALVTTVIDGSPDEARALALAVRDRLPAGRAGAAAVATGTGALVLALNEPARDTGLNASTLVKQLLGGRGGGTPDTAQGGGLPADRVTAVLADLPGLLHAG; from the coding sequence TTGCGCACCGCCGACATCCGCAGCCGTTTCCTCGACTTCTTCGCCGCCCGCGGCCACACGGTCGTCCCGAGCGCGCCGCTGCCCACCCCCGACCCCACCCTGCTGTTCGTCAACGCCGGCATGGTGCCCTTCAAGCCGTACCTGACCGGTGAGCAGGCCGCGCCCTGGCCGCGGGCCACCAGCGTCCAGAAGTGCCTGCGCACCCTGGACATCGAAGAGGTCGGCAGAACCACCCGGCACGGCTCGTTCTTCCAGATGAACGGCAACTTCTCCTTCGGCGACTACTTCAAGGAGGAGGCCATCGCCGTCGCCTGGGAGCTGTCGGTCACGGACCGGGAGCACGGCGGGTTCGGGCTGGACCCCGACCGGATCTGGGTCACCGTGCACCACTCCGACGACGAGGCCCGCGCCGTCTGGCGCCGCGTCGCCGGACTGCCCGAGCAGCGGATCGTGGCCCGCGGCGACGAGGACAACTTCTGGTCCATGGGCGTCCCCGGCCCCTGCGGGCCCTGCTCCGAGCTGTACTACGACCGGGGCCCCGCACTCGGCCGCGAAGGCGGCCCGGCGGTCGACGAGGACCGCTACATGGAGTTCTGGAACCTCGTCTTCATGCAGTACGAGCGAGGCGAGGGAACCGGTAAGTCCGGCTACCCGATCCTCGGCGAACTGCCGCGCCGCAACATCGACACCGGCATGGGCCTGGAGCGGATGGCCACCCTCCTCCAGGACAAGGACAACCTGTACGAGATCGACGAGACCCGCCCGGTCCTCGACCGCGCCGCCGAGCTCGCCGCCGTGCGGTACGGCGCCGACGCCCCGGCCGACGTACGCCTCCGGGTCGTCGCCGACCACGTCCGCACCGCCCTGATGCTGCTCGCCGACGGCACCACCCCCGGCAACGAGGGCCGCGGCTACGTCCTGCGCCGCATCCTGCGCCGTGCCGTCCGCGCCATGCGGCAGCTCGGCTTCCACGATCCGGCGCTGCCCGAGCTGCTGCCCGTGGCCCGCGACTGCATGGCGCCCAGCTACCCCGAGGCCGCCGAAAGCTTCGCCCGCATCGCGGACCAGGCCTACGGCGAGGAGGACGCCTTCCGCACCACCCTCGAGCAAGGCAGCACCGTGCTGGACACCGCGGTGGCCAAGGTCAAGGCCGAAGGCGGGCGTACACTGCCCGGCGCGCAGGCGTTCCTGCTGCACGACACCTACGGATTCCCCGTCGACCTCACCCTGGAGATGGCCGCCGAGCAGGGGGTCGAGGTGGACCGCGCGGGCTTCACCGCGCTGATGAACGCGCAGCGCGAGCGCGCCCGTGCCGACGCCCGCGCCCGTAAGTCCGGCTCCACCGCGGATATCGCGGCGCTCCGTACCGTGCTCGACGCCCATGGCCCGACCGACTGGCGCGCCTGGGAGACGCTGACCACCGAGTCCCGGGTGCTGGTCCTGCTGGGAGCCTCCGGCTGGGTACCGGCCGCCCGCGCGGGCGAGATCGTCACGGTCATCCTGGACCGTTCCCCGTTCTACGCGGAGTCCGGCGGCCAGGACAGCGACGCCGGGCGGCTCTCCGGCAGCTCGGCCGAGGCCGAGGTCCTCGACGTCCAGCGCCCGCTGCCGGGCCTGGTGGCCCACCAGGTACGCATCACCGCGGGCGAACTGGCCGTGGACGACCCGGTGGTCGCCGCGGTCGACCCCGAGTGGCGGCTCGGCGCCCGCCAGGCCCACTCCGGCACCCACGTCCTGCACGCGGCGCTGCGCGAGGTCCTCGGCCCCACCGCCCTGCAGTCCGGCTCCTACAACCGGCCCGGCTATCTGCGCCTGGACTTCCCCTGGCGCGGCGGCCTCTCCCCGGCCGTCCGCGGCGAGATCGAGGAGACCGCCAACCGGGCTCTCCGCCGGGACCTGCCCGTCGACGTGCGCTGGATGCCCCTTCCGCAGGCGAAGGAGCTGGGCGCGCTGGCGCTGTTCGACGAGACGTACGGCGAGAAGGTGCGCGTCGTGGAGATCGGCGGTGCCTGGTCGCGGGAGCTGTGCGGCGGTACGCACGTCGAGCACGCCTCCCAGGTCGGTACGGTCGCCCTGACCGCGGAGTCCTCCGTCGGCGCCGGGATGCGCCGGCTGGAGGCGGCCGTCGGCATCGAAGGCTTCGCCTACCTGGCCCGCGAGCGTGACCTGGTCTCCCGGATCGCCGAGCAGCTGAACGCGCCGCGCGCCGAACTGGCGGACCGGGTCGCCGGCCTGCTGGACCGGCTCAAGGCAGCGGACCGGGAGAACGCCCGCCTCAAGGAGCGGGCCACGGCGGGCCGGGCGGCCGAGCTGGCCGCCACCGCCACGGACACCGGACGGGCCGCCCTCGTCACGACGGTCATCGACGGCTCCCCCGACGAGGCCCGCGCCCTGGCTCTCGCCGTGCGCGACCGCCTCCCGGCCGGCCGGGCCGGTGCGGCGGCGGTGGCCACCGGGACCGGTGCCCTGGTCCTGGCGCTGAACGAACCGGCCCGCGACACAGGCCTGAACGCCTCGACCCTGGTCAAGCAGCTCCTCGGCGGCCGTGGCGGCGGCACGCCGGACACGGCCCAGGGCGGCGGTCTCCCCGCCGACCGCGTCACCGCCGTACTGGCCGACCTCCCGGGGCTCCTGCACGCCGGCTGA
- the tsaD gene encoding tRNA (adenosine(37)-N6)-threonylcarbamoyltransferase complex transferase subunit TsaD, whose translation MSAPVVLGIESSCDETGVGIVRAGELLAHVVASSMDEHARFGGVVPEIAARAHLESFGPVVRRALDQAGLRLGRIDAVAVTTGPGLSGALQVGLAGAKSLAYSAGVPLYGVHHLAGHVAADTLEHGPLPEPCVVLIVSGGHTSLLLVRDLVREPILHLGDTLDDAAGECFDKVARILGLPYPGGPAVDRAAREGDPRAVAFPRPLTRPGDDPYAFSFSGLKTAAARWAEGCRQRGEEPPVADGAASLQEAVADVLTRKALAACRAHDVQTLIVVGGVAANSRVRTLAEERCAAAGIELRVPPLTLCTDNGAMIAAVGDLLVRSGAEPAPLEVSVDPSAPLEYAALTPLARPAAHAA comes from the coding sequence ATGAGTGCACCGGTGGTCCTGGGCATCGAGTCGTCCTGTGACGAGACCGGCGTGGGCATCGTGCGCGCCGGAGAGCTGCTGGCCCACGTGGTGGCGTCGAGCATGGACGAGCACGCGCGGTTCGGCGGCGTGGTGCCGGAGATCGCCGCCCGCGCGCACCTGGAGTCCTTCGGTCCGGTGGTCCGGCGGGCGCTGGACCAGGCGGGGCTGCGGCTGGGCCGGATCGATGCGGTAGCCGTCACCACCGGCCCCGGGCTCTCCGGAGCGCTGCAGGTCGGTCTCGCGGGCGCCAAGTCCCTGGCCTACTCCGCCGGAGTACCGCTCTACGGCGTGCACCACCTGGCCGGCCACGTCGCCGCCGACACGCTGGAGCACGGCCCGCTGCCGGAACCCTGCGTGGTGCTGATCGTCTCCGGCGGCCACACCTCGCTGCTGCTCGTACGGGACCTGGTGCGCGAGCCGATCCTGCACCTGGGCGACACGCTCGACGACGCGGCGGGGGAGTGCTTCGACAAGGTGGCGCGGATCCTCGGCCTGCCGTATCCCGGCGGACCGGCCGTCGACCGGGCCGCGCGGGAGGGGGATCCGCGCGCCGTCGCCTTCCCGCGGCCGCTGACGCGCCCCGGTGACGACCCGTACGCCTTCTCCTTCTCCGGCCTGAAGACGGCGGCGGCCCGCTGGGCCGAGGGCTGCCGGCAGCGCGGCGAGGAGCCCCCGGTCGCCGACGGGGCCGCGTCCTTGCAGGAGGCGGTCGCGGACGTGCTGACCCGGAAGGCGCTCGCGGCCTGCCGCGCGCACGACGTGCAGACGCTGATCGTGGTGGGCGGAGTGGCCGCCAACTCCCGGGTCCGTACGCTGGCGGAGGAGCGCTGCGCCGCGGCCGGGATCGAACTGCGCGTCCCGCCCCTGACCCTGTGCACCGACAACGGCGCGATGATCGCCGCCGTCGGCGACCTGCTGGTCCGTTCCGGTGCCGAGCCCGCGCCCCTGGAGGTGTCCGTCGACCCCTCCGCACCGCTGGAGTACGCAGCCCTGACCCCGCTCGCCCGCCCGGCGGCCCACGCGGCGTGA
- a CDS encoding DUF3291 domain-containing protein has product MPHLALYTFGVLKSPLADPAPLTRELHDSGEAVYRKISRHPGYLTRAEAADRGRGTHFDLDWGAWGEFAVPAWYGKGRTVETIALDATLSLWTGLRPAFDAIYTGLHREALNRRADWFERTGHPNYVFWWVSDGVIPTWQDGVSRLENLHDHGPAPHAFTFHHSFAPDGTPTTIKPFKQSVR; this is encoded by the coding sequence ATGCCCCATCTTGCGCTGTACACATTCGGCGTCCTGAAGTCACCTCTCGCCGACCCCGCACCTCTCACGCGCGAACTCCACGACAGCGGCGAGGCCGTCTACCGGAAGATCAGCCGGCACCCCGGGTACCTCACTCGCGCTGAAGCGGCGGACCGCGGCCGGGGCACACACTTCGACTTGGACTGGGGTGCCTGGGGAGAGTTCGCCGTACCGGCCTGGTACGGCAAGGGCCGTACGGTGGAAACCATCGCCCTGGACGCGACCCTCTCACTCTGGACCGGCCTGCGCCCCGCCTTCGACGCCATCTACACCGGTCTGCACCGCGAGGCGCTGAACAGGCGTGCCGACTGGTTCGAGAGGACAGGACACCCGAACTACGTGTTCTGGTGGGTCTCCGACGGCGTGATACCCACCTGGCAGGACGGGGTTTCCAGGCTGGAGAACCTCCACGACCACGGCCCCGCGCCGCACGCCTTCACCTTCCACCACTCGTTCGCCCCGGACGGGACTCCGACCACGATCAAACCGTTCAAGCAGTCCGTACGGTGA
- a CDS encoding CocE/NonD family hydrolase, which yields MTDLTSDPQQRQQGPLRRRTFCTLGAAAGLTAALTTPAAPAAPAPGERTGALTDPFFSYDRPARYGVVRQDVRVPLRDGSHLAGQLYRPADSHGRPAAGTFPGIVYEFTAYAASLESFGTGAAYFVRRGYDALVCQVRGSGGSPGTVDPFSPQEQRDNYDAVEWLARQPHSTGRIGQTGVSYGGHTTLLAAVNRPPHLEAVIPMNALHDWYENTIYRGGIYSARIRDWQRVTAPDTLRTYADHPLYDDFWRGRSVMSRWDRLTVPTLEINGWYDRYRDGMVKNYLARPDHVWLVSGPWEHGYPQGQYAGIGPGSYLAWWDHWLARDRRAPLPAARVTSYETPGPGVGKGWQQFDRWPPRDTRDLTLRLRADGSLATRPGPGAVSAFDVNTGTGNPRQHQQLRYATRALPHDLVLAGDATARVRASFTATDGNIVAVLLDQAPDGSATRITAGWLKASHRHGHTARSAVIPGTYDELAVHIWPTHYRLAAGHRLVLRISSDDYPEIDSDAPAGRVHLRTGALGSALRLTVRTA from the coding sequence ATGACCGACCTCACGAGCGATCCGCAGCAGAGACAGCAAGGACCTCTGCGACGCCGGACCTTCTGCACCCTGGGCGCGGCCGCCGGGCTCACGGCCGCGCTCACCACCCCCGCGGCGCCGGCGGCACCCGCGCCGGGAGAGCGCACCGGCGCCCTCACGGACCCCTTCTTCTCGTACGACCGTCCGGCCCGCTACGGCGTCGTACGGCAGGACGTCAGAGTGCCGTTGCGTGACGGCAGCCACCTGGCGGGGCAGCTGTACCGGCCGGCGGACAGCCACGGGCGGCCGGCCGCCGGCACCTTTCCCGGCATCGTGTACGAGTTCACGGCGTACGCCGCGTCCCTGGAGTCCTTCGGCACCGGCGCCGCCTACTTCGTACGGCGCGGTTACGACGCGCTGGTCTGCCAGGTCCGCGGCTCCGGAGGGTCACCCGGCACGGTCGATCCCTTCAGCCCGCAGGAACAGCGCGACAACTACGACGCGGTCGAATGGCTCGCCCGGCAGCCCCACTCCACCGGCCGCATCGGACAGACGGGCGTCAGCTACGGCGGGCACACCACCCTCCTCGCGGCCGTGAACCGCCCGCCGCACCTCGAAGCCGTCATCCCGATGAACGCGCTCCACGACTGGTACGAGAACACCATCTACCGCGGCGGCATCTACTCCGCCCGTATCCGCGACTGGCAGCGGGTCACCGCGCCCGACACCCTCCGCACCTACGCCGACCACCCGCTCTACGACGACTTCTGGCGCGGCCGCAGCGTCATGTCCCGCTGGGACCGGCTGACCGTCCCGACCCTGGAGATCAACGGCTGGTACGACCGGTACCGGGACGGCATGGTGAAGAACTACCTCGCCCGCCCCGACCACGTGTGGCTGGTGTCGGGGCCGTGGGAGCACGGCTACCCGCAGGGCCAGTACGCCGGTATCGGCCCCGGCAGTTACCTCGCCTGGTGGGACCACTGGCTCGCCCGGGACCGGCGCGCCCCACTGCCCGCCGCGCGCGTGACCTCGTACGAGACACCCGGCCCCGGAGTGGGGAAGGGGTGGCAGCAGTTCGACCGGTGGCCACCGCGAGATACCCGCGACCTGACACTGCGGTTGCGTGCGGACGGCTCGCTGGCGACCCGCCCGGGCCCCGGTGCGGTATCCGCCTTCGACGTCAACACGGGCACCGGCAACCCACGACAGCACCAGCAACTGCGGTACGCCACACGCGCGTTGCCCCACGACCTCGTCCTCGCGGGCGATGCCACCGCACGCGTCCGTGCATCGTTCACCGCCACCGACGGCAACATCGTCGCGGTGCTCCTCGACCAGGCTCCCGACGGGTCGGCCACCCGGATCACCGCCGGGTGGCTCAAGGCGAGCCACCGCCACGGCCACACGGCACGCTCCGCCGTCATCCCGGGCACGTACGACGAACTGGCCGTCCACATCTGGCCGACGCACTACCGGCTCGCCGCCGGACACCGGCTGGTGCTCCGCATCTCCAGCGACGATTACCCGGAGATCGACTCCGACGCACCGGCGGGCCGCGTGCACCTGAGGACCGGCGCCCTCGGATCGGCCCTGCGCCTCACCGTACGGACTGCTTGA
- a CDS encoding CitMHS family transporter: MQAALGFSTIGLFLLLTMTRRVSVLVALVLLPVLAALVGGFAGDLGAMVLTGLTTVAPTGIMIAFAVLYFTLMVDAGLFDPLIRRILRAARNDPARIAVGTAVLTMCVALDGDGASTFLITTSALLPVYKRLGVSPLVLSGTVCLGAGVMNMVPWGGPTVRAMAALELESAEVFTPVLPAMGCGAAWVLLASYWIGRRERRRPAGTAPTGDRAERLNPAGEPAGRPGPLAGDGPGSPLVPATTRPPLPLTVFNALLTVALLAGLVMEIMPLPVLFAVAFALALLVNHPSWEAQQALLEKHAKSVVLVITMIFAAGVFTGVLTETKMISEMAGSLVSVVPDVLGGHLPALVAVTGMPLSLAFTPDAYYFGVLPVLAHTASGFGTDQAEVARAAILGQMTTGFPLSPLTASTFILIGMSGVQLGEHQRFIFRWAFGTTLVMTAAALLTGAISL; encoded by the coding sequence ATGCAGGCAGCCCTGGGGTTCTCCACGATCGGCCTGTTCCTGCTGCTCACCATGACGAGACGGGTCTCCGTCCTGGTGGCGCTGGTGCTGCTCCCGGTACTGGCCGCGCTCGTCGGCGGCTTCGCCGGCGACCTGGGCGCGATGGTCCTGACGGGCCTCACCACGGTGGCGCCGACCGGCATCATGATCGCGTTCGCGGTCCTCTACTTCACGCTCATGGTCGACGCCGGGCTCTTCGACCCGCTGATCCGCCGGATCCTGCGCGCCGCGCGCAACGATCCGGCGCGGATCGCCGTCGGCACCGCCGTCCTCACGATGTGCGTGGCCCTGGACGGCGACGGCGCCTCCACCTTCCTCATCACCACCTCCGCGCTGCTGCCCGTCTACAAGCGGCTGGGGGTCAGCCCCCTCGTGCTGTCCGGCACCGTGTGCCTGGGCGCGGGCGTGATGAACATGGTCCCCTGGGGCGGGCCGACGGTGCGCGCCATGGCGGCGCTGGAGCTGGAGAGCGCGGAGGTCTTCACGCCGGTCCTGCCCGCGATGGGATGCGGTGCCGCCTGGGTGCTGCTGGCGTCGTACTGGATCGGGCGCCGGGAGCGGCGCCGGCCGGCCGGTACGGCACCGACGGGCGACCGGGCCGAGCGGCTGAACCCGGCAGGCGAACCGGCCGGGCGGCCGGGGCCGCTGGCCGGGGACGGGCCCGGCAGTCCGCTCGTACCTGCGACGACGCGGCCCCCGCTCCCGCTGACCGTCTTCAACGCCCTGCTGACCGTGGCGCTCCTGGCCGGCCTGGTCATGGAGATCATGCCGCTGCCGGTGCTGTTCGCGGTGGCCTTCGCCCTCGCCCTGCTGGTGAACCACCCCTCGTGGGAGGCGCAGCAGGCCCTGCTGGAGAAACACGCCAAGAGCGTGGTCCTGGTCATCACGATGATCTTCGCGGCGGGCGTCTTCACCGGCGTCCTGACCGAAACCAAGATGATCTCCGAGATGGCCGGGTCCCTGGTGTCCGTCGTGCCCGACGTCCTCGGCGGCCACCTGCCGGCCCTGGTGGCCGTCACCGGCATGCCGCTGAGCCTGGCCTTCACCCCGGACGCGTACTACTTCGGCGTACTGCCCGTCCTGGCGCACACCGCCTCCGGGTTCGGCACCGACCAGGCCGAGGTCGCCCGCGCCGCCATCCTCGGCCAGATGACCACCGGCTTCCCGCTCAGCCCGCTCACCGCCTCCACCTTCATCCTCATCGGCATGAGCGGCGTACAGCTCGGCGAGCACCAGCGCTTCATCTTCCGCTGGGCCTTCGGCACCACGCTCGTGATGACCGCGGCGGCGCTGCTCACAGGCGCCATCTCCCTCTGA